Proteins encoded together in one Anopheles darlingi chromosome 3, idAnoDarlMG_H_01, whole genome shotgun sequence window:
- the LOC125954001 gene encoding muscle-specific protein 20 — protein MRTMSKISVHDRWKFKSNRTVRSNHQFVQTAAASSSSSECPRTTTSTRNATANSSSSNSNSNMALERQVRMKIAGKRDLEKDKEAQYWIEEVLGEKFPAGVLYEDALRDGLILCKLINKLEPGAVAKINTSGGQFKMMENINLFQQAIKKYGVPDLDVFQTVDLYEKKDIAQVTSTIFALGRACYKHPEFQGPFLGPKPADECKRNFTEEQLNAGQTIIGLQAGQNKGATQAGQNIGAGRKIIFGK, from the exons ATGCGCACCATGTCCAAGATTTCGGTGCACGATCGTTGGAAGTTTAAAAGCAATCGTACGGTACGGTCgaaccatcagtttgttcaaacagcagcagcgagcagcagcagcagtgagtgtccgaggaccaccaccagcaccaggaacgcaacagcaaacagcagcagcagcaacagcaacagcaacatggcTTTGGAACGTCAAGTCCGCATGAAG ATCGCTGGCAAGCGTGATCTGGAGAAGGATAAGGAAGCCCAGTACTGGATCGAGGAGGTTCTCGGGGAGAAGTTCCCGGCCGGTGTGCTGTACGAGGATGCGCTCCGCGATGGGCTGATCCTGTGCAAGCTGATCAACAAGCTGGAACCGGGCGCGGTGGCCAAGATCAACACCTCCGGGGGTCAGTTCAAGATGATGGAAAACATCAACCTGTTCCAGCAGGCGATCAAGAAGTACGGTGTGCCCGATCTGGACGTCTTCCAGACGGTCGACCTGTACGAGAAGAAGGACATAGCCCAGGTGACGAGCACCATCTTTGCGCTCGGTCGTGCG TGCTACAAACACCCGGAGTTCCAGGGTCCATTCCTGGGTCCCAAGCCGGCCGATGAGTGCAAGCGTAACTTCACCGAGGAGCAGCTGAACGCTGGCCAGACCATCATTGGGCTGCAGGCCGGTCAGAACAAGGGAGCAACACAGGCTGGCCAGAACATTGGTGCTGGGCGTAAGATCATTTTCGGAAAGTAA